One Phycisphaerae bacterium RAS2 DNA window includes the following coding sequences:
- a CDS encoding UDP-3-O-[3-hydroxymyristoyl] glucosamine N-acyltransferase: protein MFDFVDLPDRVRIGKDVYIAPTAYIGGEVTIGDQSTVMHHVVIRGDVSAITVGRRVNVQDGTVLHTNRGVPMDIEDEVSIGHRAVVHCRRVGAGTLIGIGAIVLDDCEIGRGCLIAAGALLPPRTIVPDGKVVMGAPGRVVRDLKDEEKLYLREVIESYVHLGRLHGSGTYPNRACP from the coding sequence ATGTTCGACTTTGTTGATTTACCCGACCGTGTGCGAATCGGCAAGGACGTGTACATCGCCCCAACGGCCTACATCGGCGGCGAAGTTACGATCGGCGATCAGTCGACCGTCATGCACCACGTGGTGATTCGCGGCGATGTTTCGGCGATCACGGTCGGCCGGCGCGTGAACGTGCAGGACGGCACGGTGCTGCACACCAACCGCGGCGTGCCGATGGACATCGAGGACGAGGTCAGCATCGGCCATCGCGCGGTGGTGCATTGCCGTCGGGTCGGCGCGGGGACGCTGATCGGCATCGGCGCGATTGTGCTGGATGATTGCGAGATCGGGCGCGGTTGCCTGATTGCGGCTGGGGCGCTGCTTCCGCCAAGAACGATTGTTCCCGACGGCAAGGTCGTCATGGGGGCGCCGGGCCGGGTCGTACGCGATTTGAAAGACGAAGAGAAGCTGTACCTGCGCGAAGTCATCGAAAGCTACGTTCATCTCGGTCGGCTGCACGGAAGCGGGACGTATCCCAATCGCGCGTGCCCGTGA
- the mlaE_2 gene encoding ABC transport permease subunit MlaE, which translates to MQTAENLGDFTVFSLRSFGWMFRGLFERQQWNLLIPQMYEVGYRSLPVVLITGAFVGMVLAVQAIEQFMAAGLEDRMGSVVNLSVVRELGPVLAGIMLAGRIGGALTAELGTMNVTEQIDALRSMGINPVRYLVAPRVLACFLLAPILTLYADLTGSIGGWFISVIQRGVDSGPYWENTAAAVANYDIFSGVLKGFFFGSALGLISCYKGFNCRAGAEGVGRACTEAFVASFVAILALDYVLAEILQAISIKLWGFRPLI; encoded by the coding sequence ATGCAGACCGCCGAAAACCTCGGCGATTTCACAGTCTTCTCTTTGCGCTCCTTCGGCTGGATGTTCCGCGGTCTCTTCGAGCGGCAACAGTGGAACCTGCTCATCCCCCAGATGTACGAAGTCGGCTACCGCTCGCTTCCCGTCGTGCTCATCACCGGTGCGTTTGTCGGAATGGTCCTCGCGGTGCAGGCCATCGAGCAGTTCATGGCTGCCGGCTTGGAAGACCGCATGGGGTCAGTCGTGAACCTCTCCGTCGTGCGCGAGCTGGGCCCCGTGCTGGCCGGAATCATGCTCGCCGGGCGCATCGGCGGCGCGCTGACCGCCGAACTGGGCACCATGAACGTCACCGAGCAGATCGACGCGCTGCGCAGCATGGGCATCAACCCGGTTCGGTATCTCGTCGCGCCGCGCGTGCTGGCGTGTTTTCTGCTCGCGCCGATTCTCACGCTGTACGCCGATCTGACCGGTTCCATCGGCGGCTGGTTCATCTCGGTCATCCAGCGCGGCGTTGACAGCGGCCCCTATTGGGAAAACACCGCCGCAGCCGTTGCGAACTATGACATTTTCAGCGGCGTGCTGAAAGGCTTCTTCTTCGGTTCGGCCCTGGGCCTGATCAGTTGTTACAAGGGGTTCAATTGCCGCGCGGGCGCCGAGGGCGTTGGCCGCGCCTGCACCGAGGCCTTCGTCGCGTCGTTCGTGGCGATTCTCGCATTGGACTACGTGCTGGCCGAAATCCTCCAGGCCATCAGCATCAAGCTGTGGGGTTTCCGCCCGCTGATCTGA
- a CDS encoding putative ABC transporter ATP-binding protein translates to MTTDSGNHSETIIELRGVSKRFGALTVLDGVNLSIARGKTTVVIGESGTGKSVLLKHLVALLRPDSGEVHFHGRRIDDLSEQELVESRKRFGFLFQMGALFDSMTVAENVAFPIIQHGDQNLAPNDLDELVAQKLRMVGLDGLQSRRPGELSGGQKKRVALARAIALSPEVVLYDEPTTGLDPVRADVINELIIKLNRELNVTSLVVTHDMTSAYKVADRIIMLHHGKIIADADATWFKSCDDRRVRRFVDGKADEQDLKALDM, encoded by the coding sequence ATGACCACCGATTCCGGAAATCACTCCGAGACGATCATCGAGCTGCGAGGCGTCAGCAAGCGATTCGGCGCGCTCACCGTGCTGGACGGCGTCAACCTGTCGATCGCCCGTGGAAAGACAACCGTCGTCATCGGCGAATCCGGCACCGGCAAGAGCGTCCTGCTCAAGCACCTCGTCGCCCTGCTGCGGCCCGACTCGGGAGAGGTCCATTTTCACGGTCGCCGGATCGACGACCTGTCCGAGCAGGAGCTGGTGGAGTCGCGCAAGCGCTTTGGGTTCCTGTTCCAGATGGGCGCGCTGTTTGACTCCATGACCGTCGCGGAGAACGTCGCCTTCCCAATCATTCAACACGGCGATCAGAACCTCGCGCCCAATGATCTGGACGAACTGGTGGCGCAGAAACTGCGAATGGTCGGGTTGGACGGTCTGCAATCGCGACGGCCCGGGGAGCTTTCGGGCGGTCAAAAAAAACGTGTCGCCCTGGCCCGCGCGATCGCGCTCTCGCCGGAGGTCGTGCTGTACGACGAACCGACGACCGGCCTGGACCCGGTTCGCGCCGATGTCATCAACGAGTTGATCATCAAGCTCAACCGCGAACTGAACGTGACAAGCCTTGTGGTCACGCATGACATGACCAGCGCGTACAAGGTCGCGGACCGGATCATCATGCTGCACCACGGAAAGATCATCGCCGACGCCGACGCGACGTGGTTCAAGTCGTGCGATGATCGCCGCGTGCGTCGATTCGTTGACGGCAAAGCGGATGAGCAGGATTTGAAAGCGCTGGACATGTGA
- the trxB gene encoding Thioredoxin reductase → MAQQSGSSVEKVIIIGSGPAGWTAAIYAARANLSPLVFAGRPKSTPSLMLPGGQLMLTTEVENYPGFPEGIMGPVMMSKFEQQAVRFGTRIVTDDGLNPDVSNPDDGHSSKYQDCKSVDFSTRPFKVIAEDDTVYRAHSVIVSTGATANWLGLENELRLARSGGGVSACAVCDGAIPIFRNKELAVVGGGDSAVEEASYLTKYASKVHMIHRRDALRASKIMAKRAHDNPKIVFQWNKAVVDVLGDAMISGLRLKDTQTGEESTLPVGGLFIAIGHTPATGFLNGQLDLDAKGYIKLKDAYRSTTNIEGVFAAGDCVDSVYRQAVTAAGMGCKAAIDAERWLADQGVH, encoded by the coding sequence ATGGCGCAGCAATCCGGTTCATCGGTTGAAAAGGTCATCATCATCGGCTCCGGCCCCGCCGGCTGGACGGCCGCGATCTACGCGGCGCGGGCGAATCTGTCTCCGCTTGTGTTCGCCGGTCGGCCCAAGAGTACGCCGTCGCTGATGCTTCCGGGTGGGCAGCTCATGCTGACGACCGAAGTGGAGAATTATCCCGGCTTCCCCGAGGGCATCATGGGCCCCGTGATGATGTCAAAGTTCGAACAGCAGGCCGTGCGGTTCGGCACGCGCATCGTCACCGACGACGGCCTGAACCCGGATGTGTCCAACCCGGACGACGGCCATTCGTCCAAGTACCAGGACTGCAAGTCGGTGGATTTCTCGACGCGGCCGTTCAAGGTGATCGCCGAGGACGACACGGTTTATCGCGCGCACAGCGTCATCGTCTCGACGGGGGCGACAGCGAACTGGCTGGGGCTGGAGAATGAACTTCGCCTCGCGCGGAGCGGCGGGGGCGTGAGCGCGTGTGCCGTGTGCGACGGGGCCATCCCGATTTTTCGCAACAAGGAGCTGGCCGTCGTGGGCGGGGGTGACTCGGCCGTGGAAGAGGCGTCGTACCTGACGAAGTACGCCAGCAAAGTGCACATGATCCATCGACGCGACGCGCTTCGGGCGAGCAAGATCATGGCCAAGCGTGCCCACGACAACCCCAAAATCGTTTTTCAGTGGAACAAAGCCGTCGTCGATGTTCTGGGCGATGCCATGATCTCCGGGCTTCGGCTCAAGGACACGCAGACCGGCGAGGAGAGCACGCTGCCGGTCGGTGGGCTGTTCATCGCCATTGGTCACACGCCGGCGACGGGATTCCTGAACGGGCAGCTTGATCTGGATGCGAAGGGCTACATCAAATTGAAGGACGCGTATCGCTCAACGACGAACATCGAAGGCGTCTTTGCAGCGGGCGATTGCGTGGACAGCGTCTATCGGCAGGCGGTGACCGCCGCGGGGATGGGCTGCAAGGCTGCGATCGACGCCGAGCGCTGGCTGGCGGATCAGGGCGTGCATTGA
- the purB gene encoding Adenylosuccinate lyase, whose amino-acid sequence MKTKRRQRGRSSQRGDVYQSPLVARNASADMIALFSPVHRVRTWRQIWIALAESQRELGLPITEKQIRALRAAADDVDFDAAARHEQRLRHDVMAHLHAFGDQAPSARGILHLGATSMDIVDNADLIIMRQGLRIIRSWLLEIIDRFAEQAAKHRVLPCLGYTHFQPAQLTTIGKRICLWCWDFVRDLNEVERQRHGMPFRGIRGATGTQAGFLGLFKGNAAKVRRLEQLVAQKLLFDDCEPVTGQTYSRKLDAQVISTLANIAAGVHKFANDMRLLAGLKEMEEPFESAQIGSSAMPYKRNPMLCERATGLARFVISLSQSAHLNAAEQWLERTLDDSSNKRLLIPEAFLATDGMLQIVARVAAGLVVNPKVIAARVDAELPFIATEEILLAASAKGGDRQALHEKLRRHSHAAGFEVKQRGRPNDLLRRISGDPAFAGVRLDSILDPARHVGLAPKQVDEFLKKVITPLKKKFIEIARRKPQINV is encoded by the coding sequence ATGAAGACAAAGCGTCGTCAACGCGGCCGATCGTCGCAGCGCGGCGACGTGTATCAAAGCCCGCTGGTCGCGCGCAACGCCTCGGCCGACATGATCGCGCTCTTCTCCCCCGTGCATCGCGTCCGCACATGGCGACAGATATGGATCGCCCTCGCGGAGTCCCAGCGGGAACTTGGCCTGCCGATCACGGAAAAGCAGATTCGTGCGCTTCGCGCGGCGGCCGACGACGTCGATTTCGACGCCGCCGCCAGGCACGAGCAGCGCCTGCGGCACGACGTGATGGCGCATCTTCACGCCTTCGGCGACCAGGCGCCTTCGGCCCGCGGCATCCTGCATCTCGGCGCGACCAGCATGGACATCGTCGACAACGCCGACTTGATCATCATGCGCCAGGGGCTGCGCATCATTCGTAGCTGGCTGCTGGAAATCATCGACCGCTTCGCGGAGCAGGCGGCGAAGCATCGCGTATTGCCCTGCCTGGGCTACACGCACTTCCAACCCGCGCAGCTCACAACCATCGGAAAGCGCATCTGCCTCTGGTGCTGGGACTTCGTGCGCGATCTGAACGAGGTCGAGCGTCAGCGGCACGGCATGCCCTTTCGCGGCATTCGCGGAGCGACCGGCACGCAGGCGGGTTTTCTGGGTCTGTTCAAGGGCAACGCCGCCAAGGTCCGCCGGCTTGAGCAACTCGTCGCACAGAAGCTGCTGTTCGACGATTGCGAGCCCGTCACCGGCCAGACCTACTCGCGCAAGCTGGACGCCCAGGTCATCTCCACGCTGGCAAACATCGCCGCGGGGGTCCACAAATTCGCCAACGACATGCGCCTTCTTGCCGGACTGAAGGAAATGGAAGAGCCGTTCGAGTCGGCCCAGATCGGCAGTTCGGCCATGCCCTACAAGCGCAACCCCATGCTTTGCGAACGTGCCACAGGACTGGCACGATTCGTCATCAGCCTGTCGCAGTCGGCCCACCTGAACGCCGCCGAGCAGTGGCTCGAGCGCACGCTCGACGACTCGAGCAACAAGCGCCTGCTGATTCCCGAAGCCTTCCTCGCGACCGACGGCATGCTGCAGATCGTCGCGCGCGTCGCCGCGGGCCTCGTCGTGAATCCGAAGGTCATCGCCGCGCGCGTCGACGCCGAACTGCCTTTCATCGCCACCGAGGAAATTCTGCTCGCCGCATCGGCCAAGGGCGGCGACCGCCAGGCCTTGCACGAAAAACTTCGCCGCCATTCACACGCCGCCGGCTTTGAAGTCAAGCAGCGCGGCCGGCCCAACGATCTCCTGCGTCGCATCAGCGGCGACCCCGCGTTCGCCGGTGTTCGGCTGGATTCCATCCTCGATCCCGCGCGGCACGTCGGCCTCGCACCGAAACAGGTCGATGAGTTTCTCAAGAAGGTCATCACCCCGCTGAAGAAAAAGTTCATCGAAATCGCGCGGCGCAAGCCACAGATCAACGTTTGA
- the pyrE gene encoding Orotate phosphoribosyltransferase: MTKQELAERIRAVAYLEGEFTLRSGKKSNFYVDKYLFETQPDILAELGRMFAQKATPRTTLIAGAELGGVALAAAASMAASKPFVIMRNAKKDYGTGKTHEGRLNPGDVVLLVEDIATTGGQVLEAARDISAAGATVEKIVAVVDRGQGAADNIRSAGYAFEALFNSADLRLPIAQ, from the coding sequence ATGACAAAACAGGAACTCGCGGAACGAATCCGGGCCGTCGCCTACCTCGAAGGCGAATTCACGCTGCGCTCCGGCAAGAAGTCCAACTTCTACGTGGATAAGTATCTCTTCGAAACGCAGCCCGACATCCTCGCCGAACTCGGGCGGATGTTCGCGCAGAAGGCAACACCGCGAACCACTTTGATCGCCGGCGCGGAGCTGGGCGGCGTCGCGCTCGCTGCCGCCGCGTCCATGGCCGCCAGCAAGCCGTTCGTCATCATGCGCAATGCCAAGAAAGACTACGGCACGGGCAAGACCCACGAGGGCCGGCTCAACCCCGGCGATGTGGTCCTTCTCGTGGAGGACATCGCCACGACCGGCGGGCAGGTCCTCGAAGCCGCGCGCGACATCTCCGCCGCCGGCGCGACCGTTGAGAAGATCGTCGCCGTGGTCGATCGCGGCCAGGGCGCCGCCGACAACATCCGCAGCGCGGGCTACGCTTTCGAAGCGCTCTTCAATTCCGCCGATCTTCGCCTGCCCATCGCGCAATAG
- the yrrB_5 gene encoding TPR repeat-containing protein YrrB yields MAKPTTTHIAPSPWFAGPLLIALVIVAYLPAFTADFIWDDDHYVTQNPVLRTPDGLKRIWFDIGATPQYYPLVHTSFWIEYRLYRLNAVGYHAVNILLHAANAIVLWQLLRRLQLRGAWLAVALFALHPVCVESVAWVTERKNVLSGLFYLSAAYFFIHWMQRRGDFERAPSTGSQQAATTNRTPGHAPYFLALALFLCALLSKTVTASLPAALLLVVWWKTGRLTRRQTAPTLPMFALAVAAAALTAWMERSEVGAEGTDWNFSIADRILIAGRACWFYLGKLLWPHPLVFIYPRWTIDDSEVWQYAFPIAALVLLAALFHLRHRIGRGPLTAALFFGGTLFPALGFFNVYPMRFSFVADHFQYLAAIGPLTLIAAALPRIFARPQANGRVNVRTLSLVVIALLTTFGTLTFRQSRIYRDIETLWRHTLAHNPDCWMAHGNLAKTLAERGDTTTALDHARRVLEARSDLPSSHTNYGDILSLARRHAEAIPHYERALAINPRHLKAHFGLADALMALNRPSDAIPHYQAVLKAQPDFPTCLRRLGSAFEAVGRFPEALATYTRALELQPHSAETLYGIGRAHFFMNNLPAAGEFFRRTIAARPDHAEAYNDLATVMAALGNDGDALKCLDRAIQIKPDYVVGRFNRALLLEGMGRAADSAAELQSVLRLQPDHAEATQRLARLRAGGAPATTSAPTSRP; encoded by the coding sequence ATGGCGAAGCCCACGACGACGCACATCGCACCCAGCCCCTGGTTCGCCGGGCCGCTGCTGATTGCGCTCGTGATCGTCGCATACCTGCCCGCATTCACGGCCGACTTCATCTGGGACGACGACCATTACGTCACGCAGAACCCGGTGCTGCGCACGCCCGACGGCCTGAAGCGAATCTGGTTCGACATCGGCGCGACCCCGCAATACTACCCGCTCGTTCATACATCGTTCTGGATCGAGTACCGCCTTTATCGTCTCAACGCGGTCGGCTACCACGCCGTCAACATTCTCCTCCACGCGGCCAACGCCATCGTTCTCTGGCAACTCCTGCGCCGCCTGCAACTTCGCGGCGCATGGCTCGCCGTCGCGCTCTTCGCGCTGCACCCCGTCTGCGTCGAATCGGTGGCATGGGTCACGGAGCGCAAGAATGTTCTGTCGGGGCTCTTTTATCTCTCCGCCGCGTATTTTTTCATTCATTGGATGCAGCGCCGAGGTGATTTCGAAAGAGCCCCCTCGACCGGCTCGCAGCAGGCTGCAACGACAAACAGGACCCCAGGTCACGCACCTTATTTCCTCGCACTCGCCTTGTTCCTCTGTGCCCTGCTTAGCAAGACCGTCACCGCATCACTTCCTGCCGCCCTGCTCCTTGTTGTGTGGTGGAAGACCGGCAGGCTCACGCGCCGGCAGACCGCCCCAACGCTGCCGATGTTCGCACTCGCCGTCGCCGCCGCCGCGCTCACCGCCTGGATGGAACGCTCCGAAGTCGGCGCGGAAGGTACGGACTGGAACTTTTCCATCGCCGATCGCATTCTCATCGCCGGGCGCGCCTGCTGGTTCTACCTTGGCAAACTGCTCTGGCCCCATCCGCTCGTCTTCATCTACCCGCGCTGGACGATTGACGATTCGGAGGTTTGGCAATACGCATTTCCCATCGCCGCCCTAGTTCTACTCGCCGCGCTGTTCCACCTGCGCCATCGCATTGGTCGTGGCCCGCTCACGGCCGCGCTTTTCTTCGGCGGCACGCTCTTTCCCGCGCTGGGCTTCTTCAACGTTTACCCCATGCGATTCTCATTTGTCGCCGACCACTTCCAATACCTCGCCGCCATCGGCCCGCTCACGCTCATCGCTGCCGCCCTCCCGCGAATCTTCGCCCGCCCCCAGGCCAACGGCCGAGTGAACGTGCGCACGCTAAGCCTCGTCGTAATCGCCCTGCTCACAACGTTTGGCACGCTCACCTTTCGCCAATCGCGAATCTATCGCGACATTGAAACGCTCTGGCGACACACACTCGCCCACAACCCTGACTGCTGGATGGCCCACGGCAATCTGGCCAAAACGCTTGCCGAGCGAGGCGACACCACCACCGCCCTCGATCACGCGCGGCGCGTGCTCGAAGCCCGTTCCGATCTCCCCTCTTCGCACACAAACTACGGCGACATTCTCTCGCTCGCTCGCAGACACGCCGAGGCCATTCCGCACTATGAGCGCGCGCTGGCGATCAACCCGCGCCATCTCAAAGCTCACTTCGGCCTCGCTGACGCGCTCATGGCACTTAATCGCCCCTCGGATGCCATTCCGCACTACCAGGCGGTTCTCAAAGCCCAGCCCGATTTCCCGACCTGCCTCCGCCGCCTCGGCTCCGCCTTCGAGGCCGTCGGCCGCTTCCCCGAAGCCCTGGCGACCTACACCCGCGCGCTCGAATTACAGCCCCATTCCGCCGAGACGCTCTACGGCATCGGCCGCGCCCATTTCTTCATGAACAACCTCCCGGCCGCCGGAGAATTCTTCCGCCGTACCATCGCTGCGAGGCCCGACCACGCCGAAGCCTACAACGACCTCGCCACGGTCATGGCAGCGCTGGGCAACGACGGCGACGCCCTGAAATGCCTCGACCGCGCCATTCAAATCAAGCCCGACTACGTCGTCGGTCGATTCAATCGTGCGCTGTTGCTTGAGGGGATGGGCCGCGCTGCCGATTCAGCCGCCGAACTGCAATCGGTCCTGCGATTGCAGCCAGACCACGCCGAAGCGACCCAGCGCCTTGCACGGCTTCGGGCCGGCGGCGCGCCTGCGACGACCAGCGCGCCAACATCCCGGCCGTGA
- the der gene encoding GTPase Der, whose translation MSLPVVAIVGRPNVGKSSLLNLLARRRISIVDPTPGVTRDRVSAVCDLDDRYFELIDTGGYGIEDQDNLTEHVEQQIRFAIGGAALILFVVDIRAEITPLDMEVARMLRGIETPVQLVANKADTEAIEHLAGHFIALGFGDPFCVSALHARHRRELMELILERVGDLAADKAPDPVMKLSLVGRRNVGKSTFINALAGEERVIVSEVPGTTRDSIDVRVNLDGREFLAIDTAGLMKKGKHKTDVEFYGYSRALASIRRSDVALFLIDATVPISDVDKKLAGFIVEEFKPCVLVVNKWDLAKGRADAEAYGEYLSKTMPHMAYAPIAFTTAVAGRNIRSTIELAQSLFNQARQRVTTGQLNRVIEEAVAAQQPMAGKHGGQPKLYYATQISVAPPTIVLFVNNTALIKEQYRRFVEKRIREALPFEEVPIRLIWRARESREGASWGAPARGAGPDDA comes from the coding sequence ATGTCGCTTCCCGTGGTTGCCATTGTCGGCCGGCCGAACGTCGGCAAAAGCTCGCTGCTGAATTTGCTGGCGCGCCGCCGCATCAGCATTGTCGACCCCACCCCCGGCGTCACGCGCGATCGCGTCTCGGCGGTCTGCGATCTGGATGACCGCTACTTTGAGCTGATCGACACCGGCGGTTACGGGATCGAAGATCAGGACAACCTCACGGAGCACGTCGAGCAGCAAATCCGCTTCGCCATCGGCGGCGCCGCGCTGATCCTGTTCGTCGTTGACATTCGCGCCGAGATCACCCCGCTGGACATGGAAGTCGCCCGGATGCTGCGCGGCATTGAGACACCGGTGCAGCTCGTCGCGAACAAGGCCGACACCGAAGCCATCGAGCACCTCGCCGGGCATTTCATCGCGCTGGGGTTCGGCGATCCTTTTTGCGTGTCGGCACTGCACGCGCGCCATCGCCGCGAACTGATGGAGTTGATTCTCGAGCGCGTCGGCGATCTCGCAGCCGACAAAGCCCCCGACCCGGTGATGAAGCTCTCCCTCGTCGGACGGCGCAACGTCGGCAAGAGTACGTTCATCAACGCCCTGGCCGGCGAGGAACGCGTCATCGTCTCCGAAGTCCCCGGCACCACGCGCGACAGCATCGACGTGCGCGTCAACCTCGACGGCCGCGAATTCCTCGCCATCGACACCGCCGGGCTGATGAAGAAGGGCAAACACAAGACAGATGTCGAGTTTTACGGTTACAGCCGCGCCCTCGCCTCCATCCGACGCAGCGACGTCGCGCTCTTCCTGATCGACGCGACCGTTCCCATCAGCGACGTGGACAAAAAGCTCGCCGGTTTCATCGTCGAAGAGTTCAAGCCCTGCGTGCTGGTGGTCAACAAGTGGGACCTCGCCAAAGGCCGGGCCGACGCCGAGGCCTACGGCGAATACCTCTCCAAGACCATGCCCCACATGGCCTACGCTCCCATCGCCTTCACAACCGCTGTCGCCGGTCGCAACATTCGATCGACCATTGAACTCGCGCAGTCGCTCTTCAATCAGGCGCGGCAGCGCGTCACAACGGGCCAGCTCAATCGCGTCATCGAAGAAGCCGTCGCCGCGCAACAGCCGATGGCCGGCAAGCACGGCGGTCAGCCCAAGTTGTACTACGCGACGCAGATTTCCGTGGCCCCGCCGACCATCGTGTTGTTTGTGAACAACACGGCGCTGATCAAGGAGCAATACCGCCGCTTCGTGGAGAAGCGCATCCGCGAGGCTTTACCCTTCGAGGAAGTCCCGATACGATTGATCTGGCGGGCCAGGGAGTCGCGCGAGGGCGCTTCGTGGGGAGCACCCGCTCGCGGCGCTGGCCCGGACGACGCCTGA
- a CDS encoding Undecaprenyl-phosphate mannosyltransferase — translation MTTSTQPSARSAELPEAVRRQTYVVIAAYNEASAIERVARGVLNVVHHVVVVDDGSRDATFQTASRVTPHVLRHAVNRGQGAALQTGIDYALRRGAEYIVTFDADGQHQAEDIPAMVGPIAAGDCEITLGSRFLGEAENVPLTRRWMLRLGVLFTWLASGKRLTDTHNGFRAFSRRAVERIHITLDGMAHASELLDQVVSSGMPFREVPVRIRYTDYSLAKGQSSRGALRIVMQYLLGRVIR, via the coding sequence ATGACCACGTCGACGCAACCATCCGCCCGATCCGCCGAGTTGCCCGAAGCCGTTCGGAGGCAGACGTACGTCGTCATCGCGGCGTACAACGAGGCATCCGCGATCGAGCGCGTCGCGCGCGGCGTGCTGAACGTGGTCCATCACGTCGTCGTGGTTGATGATGGGTCCCGGGATGCGACGTTTCAAACGGCCAGCCGTGTGACGCCCCACGTTCTTCGACACGCCGTCAACCGGGGCCAGGGCGCGGCCCTCCAAACGGGAATCGACTATGCCCTGCGCCGCGGCGCGGAATACATCGTCACGTTCGACGCCGACGGCCAGCACCAGGCGGAGGACATCCCGGCGATGGTCGGACCGATCGCCGCGGGTGATTGCGAAATCACGCTGGGGTCGCGGTTTCTCGGCGAGGCGGAGAATGTGCCGCTGACGCGGCGATGGATGCTGCGCCTCGGCGTTTTGTTTACGTGGCTGGCGAGCGGCAAGCGGCTGACCGACACGCACAACGGGTTTCGCGCGTTCTCGCGCCGCGCGGTCGAACGGATTCACATCACGCTCGACGGCATGGCGCACGCCAGCGAGTTGCTGGATCAGGTCGTGTCGAGCGGCATGCCGTTCCGAGAAGTGCCGGTGAGAATCCGCTACACCGATTACTCGCTGGCCAAGGGGCAGTCGTCGCGCGGGGCGCTGCGAATCGTGATGCAGTATTTGCTTGGAAGGGTGATCCGATGA